The following coding sequences are from one Virgibacillus necropolis window:
- a CDS encoding helix-turn-helix domain-containing protein, which yields MMAKRKMSLNNLSELIDITPSNLSILKNEKEKAIRFSTLDALCKALNCQPGDLIEYVNEEKNEE from the coding sequence ATGATGGCAAAACGTAAAATGTCTTTAAATAACCTTTCTGAATTAATAGACATTACCCCTTCTAATCTATCGATATTAAAAAATGAAAAAGAAAAAGCAATACGCTTTTCTACACTTGATGCCTTATGCAAAGCATTAAATTGCCAACCCGGTGATTTAATTGAATATGTAAATGAAGAAAAGAATGAGGAATAA
- a CDS encoding LacI family DNA-binding transcriptional regulator, which translates to MATIKDVAKLAGVAVSTASYALNNSNKISLATKKKVEAAAKTLNYMKNGFASDLKRTKTNTIALILSDLSGPFYSELIQGVQDVTTSNGYDLIACSSIGGPQSTAVKFLREKRVDGAIILAHNISDEITLESARKGFPLVVLDRDLENEFVYHVDVDNVHGGYLATEYLIKNGHDKIAYVSGPSNTYDNELRFQGYMNALNHHGITYQPRWKLSGDFTREGGYRATKLLIAQRDLPQGIFYANDEMAIGGLQAFKNHGINIPNDISIIGFDDIQLAEYVSPPLTTIKQPKYEAGALSVHLIFQLLAGDNVDHHYKLSTELIERKSVKSSEIKL; encoded by the coding sequence ATGGCAACAATCAAAGATGTAGCAAAGCTTGCTGGGGTTGCAGTATCCACAGCATCATACGCATTAAATAACAGTAACAAAATTAGTTTAGCCACAAAGAAAAAAGTTGAAGCGGCTGCAAAGACATTAAATTATATGAAAAATGGTTTTGCATCTGATTTAAAAAGGACGAAAACAAATACGATTGCATTAATTTTGAGTGACCTATCAGGACCTTTCTACTCTGAATTAATTCAAGGAGTTCAAGATGTAACAACATCGAACGGATACGATTTAATTGCATGCAGTTCAATTGGTGGACCGCAATCAACTGCCGTTAAATTCTTAAGAGAAAAACGTGTGGATGGCGCTATTATCTTAGCACATAACATTAGTGACGAGATCACATTGGAATCGGCGAGAAAAGGGTTCCCACTTGTAGTGCTAGACCGAGATCTTGAAAATGAATTTGTTTACCATGTAGATGTCGATAATGTTCACGGTGGATACCTTGCAACAGAATATTTGATCAAAAATGGTCATGACAAAATCGCCTATGTCAGCGGACCCTCTAATACGTACGATAATGAACTAAGATTTCAAGGATATATGAATGCTCTCAACCATCATGGAATTACGTATCAACCCAGATGGAAACTCTCGGGTGACTTTACGCGGGAAGGTGGTTACCGGGCAACGAAATTATTGATCGCCCAACGCGATTTGCCTCAGGGTATATTTTATGCAAATGACGAAATGGCTATCGGAGGGTTGCAAGCCTTTAAGAATCACGGAATTAATATTCCAAACGACATTTCTATTATCGGCTTTGATGATATTCAATTAGCCGAGTATGTATCGCCACCGTTGACAACAATCAAACAACCTAAATACGAAGCAGGCGCTTTATCTGTTCATTTAATTTTTCAATTGCTGGCTGGAGATAACGTTGACCATCATTATAAGTTATCAACGGAACTGATAGAACGAAAATCTGTGAAATCAAGTGAAATAAAACTATAG
- a CDS encoding tubby C-terminal domain-like protein produces the protein MYEYRFFNTLSTKPATIYDENETVIGTVTKTYIKPVHKLFDLLLKGRVFVNYEVKDSKAQIIFKSKKDPNLFKRKQYHLNYYGGKNESYIHLIDKKSFDIGEQTSFEYKGGTYELKKSVGGWAQLKKDDYLIAEWKSSLKVPFKAYFRLIDKTFKEDELLFLGLFHTYLHAS, from the coding sequence ATGTATGAATATCGATTTTTTAACACATTGTCTACAAAGCCTGCAACGATTTATGATGAAAATGAAACTGTTATAGGAACGGTTACCAAAACATATATCAAACCGGTACATAAACTATTCGATTTGTTGTTAAAAGGTCGTGTCTTTGTCAATTACGAGGTGAAAGATAGTAAGGCACAAATAATTTTTAAATCCAAAAAGGACCCTAATCTATTCAAAAGAAAGCAGTATCACCTAAATTATTATGGAGGAAAAAACGAGTCTTACATTCATTTGATCGATAAGAAATCATTCGATATAGGTGAACAAACCTCATTTGAGTATAAAGGGGGAACATATGAATTGAAAAAATCGGTAGGGGGCTGGGCACAATTAAAAAAAGATGATTACTTGATTGCCGAATGGAAGAGTTCGTTAAAGGTACCATTTAAAGCATATTTTAGATTAATAGATAAGACCTTTAAAGAAGATGAATTACTTTTTCTTGGTCTGTTTCATACATATTTACATGCATCATAA
- a CDS encoding Nramp family divalent metal transporter, with protein sequence MGLKAESDLEISSAKGKNKLLLVGPGLVVAAAGVGAGDLVAALVAGADFGLVLIWAVLLGAIIKYVLNEGVGRWYLATGQTILQGWHLLGRWVSGYYVLYVVLFGLIYGAAVTSACALFMSAMFPVLPIWGWAIIHAIVGLTVGWFGRYGKFERIMQALVVVMFVTVVGSALFVFPSIGDLVNGFVPRMPEGSFLQTLGLISGVGGAASIPYYCYWIREKGWRGGSWISVMRLDSAIAYIITAIFCFSLILVAYEFLYGAGLKIEGSEGLIAMANIYGERFGSVATWLLLIGFWAAAFTSLLSAWNGLPYIFADFVQILKDKGESSTKVITEKDPAYRAYLLWITFPSMLFLFVDNPILLIFIGLAFSATILPFLAITLMLLLNSKKVATKYKNGLINNVILGAIVALFITLSVIELYHSL encoded by the coding sequence ATGGGTTTAAAAGCTGAGAGTGACCTCGAAATTTCATCAGCTAAAGGTAAAAATAAACTATTGTTAGTTGGACCTGGACTCGTTGTTGCAGCTGCTGGTGTAGGCGCAGGAGATTTAGTTGCGGCACTTGTTGCGGGTGCCGATTTTGGCTTGGTGTTGATATGGGCCGTTTTACTAGGAGCAATTATAAAATATGTTTTAAATGAAGGGGTAGGACGTTGGTATTTGGCCACGGGTCAAACCATTTTACAAGGATGGCACTTATTAGGGCGCTGGGTATCTGGTTATTACGTACTTTACGTCGTTTTATTCGGATTAATTTACGGTGCGGCAGTAACGTCAGCTTGTGCATTATTTATGTCAGCGATGTTTCCGGTTCTTCCAATATGGGGGTGGGCAATCATTCATGCCATTGTCGGGTTGACTGTAGGTTGGTTCGGTCGTTATGGGAAATTTGAACGCATCATGCAGGCATTAGTTGTGGTCATGTTTGTTACCGTAGTAGGGTCAGCCTTATTCGTATTTCCAAGTATAGGAGATTTAGTCAACGGATTCGTTCCAAGGATGCCGGAAGGGTCTTTTTTACAGACACTTGGCCTGATTAGCGGTGTAGGTGGAGCTGCTTCAATACCTTATTATTGTTATTGGATTCGGGAAAAAGGATGGCGTGGTGGTTCGTGGATTTCAGTTATGCGTTTAGATTCCGCTATCGCCTATATTATTACTGCTATTTTTTGTTTTTCACTTATACTAGTTGCCTATGAATTTTTATATGGTGCTGGGTTGAAAATAGAGGGCAGTGAAGGACTTATCGCAATGGCTAACATTTATGGTGAAAGGTTTGGATCAGTGGCTACTTGGCTACTCCTCATTGGTTTTTGGGCAGCTGCGTTCACATCATTATTATCTGCTTGGAATGGACTTCCTTATATATTTGCAGACTTTGTTCAGATATTAAAAGATAAAGGTGAAAGTTCAACTAAAGTTATCACAGAAAAGGATCCTGCATATCGAGCTTATCTTTTATGGATTACATTTCCTTCCATGTTATTTTTATTTGTTGATAATCCTATACTTCTTATTTTTATCGGTCTAGCATTTAGCGCAACCATTTTGCCTTTTCTTGCGATTACGTTGATGCTACTGCTAAATTCAAAAAAGGTAGCAACAAAATATAAAAACGGACTAATTAATAATGTTATTTTAGGCGCAATTGTCGCCCTATTTATAACGCTGTCAGTTATTGAACTGTATCATTCTTTATAA
- a CDS encoding dicarboxylate/amino acid:cation symporter, producing MYRVWKWYLEKSFILKISVGFLLGILVGLIFGPSAKMLAPFGDVFLNLLKMIVIPLILFTIIVSVNNANPKELGRIGGKIFPYYIITTAISVFLGIAIAKLISPGLGLELPKGTAIEVPEAPSLLDVLVNIIPTNIFESLTNGDILSIVFIAVITGFSISFMRTSNESHVKASGNLLLKFMDAGSEVTFRILNGILQYAPIGVLGITASTIGGQGFDTLQALAKYVVASYIGVGIQMFIIFTLLLLLFKIPVIKFFIKTREAIMTAFVTSSSLGTLPITIKSAQKAGISDRVANFTLPVGATVNMNGSGIHFGVGVVFAADIIGYDLSIGAIVGIILTGTLAAVGTAGVPGAGLIGMSIVFTQAGLPIEIVGLTAGVNVITDMIFTTCNVTGDLVGAAVVDKSEKKHDSITQESIEESVS from the coding sequence TTGTATAGAGTATGGAAATGGTATCTTGAAAAGTCGTTTATTTTAAAAATCTCAGTTGGATTCTTACTGGGAATACTGGTTGGTTTGATTTTTGGTCCATCAGCTAAAATGTTAGCTCCTTTTGGAGATGTATTTCTTAATCTCCTGAAAATGATTGTTATCCCATTAATTCTATTTACGATAATCGTATCTGTTAATAATGCAAATCCTAAAGAATTAGGACGTATTGGCGGTAAAATTTTTCCATATTATATTATCACAACCGCAATATCCGTATTTTTAGGTATTGCAATTGCGAAGTTAATCAGTCCTGGACTGGGATTGGAACTACCAAAAGGCACAGCTATTGAAGTACCAGAAGCACCCTCGCTGTTGGATGTGTTAGTAAACATAATTCCTACTAATATTTTCGAATCTCTTACGAATGGAGATATATTAAGTATCGTTTTTATAGCCGTTATTACTGGATTTTCTATCTCTTTTATGAGAACTTCTAATGAATCACATGTAAAAGCGTCGGGTAATCTATTATTAAAATTTATGGATGCCGGAAGTGAAGTTACGTTTCGAATTCTTAATGGCATTTTGCAATATGCACCGATTGGTGTTTTAGGGATCACTGCTTCAACGATTGGCGGTCAAGGATTTGATACATTACAAGCACTAGCCAAGTATGTTGTTGCTTCTTATATTGGCGTTGGTATTCAAATGTTTATTATTTTTACCTTACTACTCTTGCTCTTTAAAATACCAGTAATAAAATTTTTTATTAAAACGCGTGAGGCTATAATGACGGCCTTCGTTACATCAAGTAGTCTAGGAACACTACCGATTACCATTAAAAGCGCACAAAAGGCCGGTATTAGTGATAGAGTTGCTAATTTCACCTTACCTGTTGGTGCCACGGTAAATATGAACGGTTCTGGGATACACTTTGGGGTCGGAGTTGTCTTCGCTGCAGATATTATTGGGTATGACTTATCGATTGGTGCAATTGTCGGAATCATACTGACAGGAACATTAGCCGCGGTAGGAACTGCTGGGGTACCAGGGGCTGGGCTAATAGGAATGTCCATTGTGTTCACCCAGGCAGGACTTCCTATTGAAATAGTGGGACTTACAGCGGGAGTAAATGTTATAACAGATATGATCTTTACAACCTGTAATGTTACAGGTGATCTCGTTGGAGCAGCTGTTGTTGATAAAAGCGAGAAAAAGCATGATTCTATAACTCAGGAATCGATAGAGGAAAGTGTTTCTTAA
- a CDS encoding NCS2 family permease: MKTNFFERLFGLSSNNTNVRTEIVAGMTTFVTMVYLLVVVPGILEEAGIPVGPVTVSVILLTGLTTIIMGLYSNRPFALAPGLGSVAFLAVTLVATEGIAWQTAMGMVFISGILFLLFTIFGLRELIVRLVPSAIKLSIGAGVGLFIALIGFRNAGLVVASEEANSLTLGDIGSSGAVLALIGFLIMSVLLARNIKGHLLIGIAVTTLIGIPMGITEIPNSIFSLPQSIGPVFMELDIMGALQFAYFPFILAFFVPDFFSTLGTILGVAGKGGMLDKDGNLPQINKPFLVDAGGTTWGSLFSVPVMTTYVESAAGVEAGGRTGLTAVTTGVMFLLTLFVTPVIMIIPAEATAPALILVGLTMLSSIQKVNFSDTTESLPAFITIAFTIFTFNFGNGIAAGIITYVLVKSLSGRHKEVHPGLYILILPLLYYFVTLAE; the protein is encoded by the coding sequence TTGAAAACAAATTTCTTTGAACGTTTATTCGGACTTTCCTCTAATAACACAAACGTACGCACAGAAATAGTGGCCGGGATGACCACGTTTGTGACCATGGTCTATCTGTTGGTAGTAGTGCCCGGGATACTTGAAGAAGCGGGAATCCCAGTAGGTCCGGTGACCGTTAGCGTTATCCTTTTGACAGGTTTAACGACTATCATCATGGGCCTTTACAGTAATCGGCCGTTCGCGTTGGCACCGGGGCTCGGATCTGTGGCCTTTCTTGCCGTGACACTAGTTGCAACAGAAGGTATTGCCTGGCAAACGGCAATGGGGATGGTATTCATCTCTGGAATCCTCTTTCTTTTGTTCACGATTTTTGGTTTGAGGGAGCTTATAGTACGACTTGTCCCGTCTGCGATAAAGTTGTCGATCGGAGCTGGGGTTGGACTTTTTATTGCACTGATCGGATTCAGAAATGCAGGGTTGGTAGTTGCAAGCGAAGAGGCTAACTCTCTCACCCTAGGAGACATCGGATCATCGGGGGCAGTCTTGGCACTCATAGGTTTCCTGATTATGAGCGTATTGCTGGCGAGAAATATTAAGGGCCACCTTCTAATAGGTATCGCCGTCACTACTTTAATTGGTATACCAATGGGGATCACGGAAATTCCAAACTCGATTTTTTCTCTGCCACAAAGTATCGGCCCTGTATTTATGGAGTTAGATATTATGGGTGCATTGCAATTTGCTTATTTCCCGTTTATTCTGGCGTTTTTTGTACCTGATTTTTTCTCGACATTAGGGACTATACTTGGGGTTGCGGGGAAGGGAGGCATGCTTGATAAAGATGGCAATTTGCCTCAAATCAATAAGCCTTTTCTAGTTGACGCTGGGGGCACGACGTGGGGATCTTTGTTTTCCGTACCGGTTATGACTACTTACGTGGAGTCGGCTGCCGGTGTGGAGGCAGGTGGCCGCACAGGACTGACCGCCGTAACGACTGGGGTGATGTTCCTTCTAACTCTTTTTGTCACACCTGTGATCATGATCATTCCAGCAGAAGCGACAGCTCCGGCTCTCATTCTTGTTGGTCTTACGATGCTTTCGTCTATCCAGAAGGTGAACTTCAGCGATACGACTGAATCACTACCGGCGTTCATCACTATTGCTTTCACCATTTTCACCTTTAACTTCGGTAATGGAATCGCAGCGGGAATTATTACGTATGTACTAGTCAAGAGCCTCTCTGGTCGCCACAAAGAGGTACATCCAGGGCTCTACATCTTGATTCTTCCACTTCTCTATTATTTTGTGACATTAGCTGAGTAG
- a CDS encoding tubby C-terminal domain-like protein, with the protein MMSYYYATSINGSTTDPLDIYEGIEKVGSIRGYYKNTLIKYVEEFLNDGRPYFLKYELTDSTGNIRLHAKMLSFWKNEIIVSYVENNGNNVEVLMKNMKDVRYGPKKIDFRYKGEDFIILKKESIKETLTLNPYPAEMF; encoded by the coding sequence ATGATGTCCTATTATTATGCGACAAGTATAAACGGGAGTACAACTGACCCCCTAGATATATACGAAGGAATAGAAAAGGTTGGATCTATAAGGGGTTATTATAAAAATACTTTAATAAAATATGTCGAAGAATTTCTCAATGATGGCAGGCCTTATTTTTTAAAATATGAACTTACAGATTCTACTGGAAATATTCGGTTACACGCAAAAATGTTAAGTTTCTGGAAGAACGAGATTATCGTGTCTTATGTGGAGAATAACGGAAATAATGTTGAAGTACTTATGAAAAATATGAAAGATGTACGATATGGTCCGAAAAAGATAGATTTCAGATATAAAGGTGAAGACTTTATTATCCTCAAAAAAGAATCGATTAAAGAAACGTTAACCCTGAATCCTTACCCAGCTGAAATGTTTTAG
- a CDS encoding Na-translocating system protein MpsC family protein has protein sequence MYLADSSDNKKQLYRIYNEVSKELVGVGTISLNVDIANDLITFRSKHRSAHRSTLLEKEVPNLKQEVDIQLSNMFKVMIKKKLEKDLDLEVEAILRDYDSRTQLAFTNVVLANKK, from the coding sequence GTGTACTTGGCAGATTCTAGTGACAATAAGAAGCAGCTGTACCGTATTTATAATGAGGTCTCGAAGGAATTAGTAGGTGTGGGTACTATTTCGCTAAACGTTGATATTGCAAACGATCTAATTACCTTTCGATCCAAACATAGGTCTGCACATCGCTCAACATTATTGGAAAAAGAGGTTCCTAATCTTAAGCAGGAGGTAGACATTCAGTTGTCAAACATGTTTAAGGTCATGATAAAGAAAAAGTTAGAAAAAGATTTGGATTTAGAAGTTGAAGCGATATTAAGAGATTATGATTCACGAACTCAATTGGCCTTCACCAATGTAGTTTTAGCTAATAAAAAATAA
- a CDS encoding carbohydrate ABC transporter permease: MTAMQLKNNFEKTIVIALLFVGGILVSLPFIWMILSSLKTDKEVLSIPPTLFPQDPTFQHYIELFQNLNFDVYLVNTLIIVFFSMFGLLFNTMAGYGFGKFQFRFKETWFIIVLITMMIPGQVTMIPTYLILNEMELTNTMAGIILPGLIAAFNIFLIRQFMVTIPDDLIEAAKLDGAGQFYIFFKLILPLSKPILAVQAILTFIAAWNSFLWPLIIANDQSLYTLSVGLALLQDENVTNYGLQMAGSAFMVIPIVIIFLIFQKYIVEGFNVSGIK; this comes from the coding sequence GTGACCGCTATGCAGTTAAAAAATAATTTCGAGAAAACAATTGTCATTGCTTTGCTGTTCGTTGGTGGTATACTCGTCTCGTTGCCGTTTATTTGGATGATTCTCAGTTCGTTAAAAACCGATAAAGAGGTATTAAGTATTCCGCCAACTTTGTTTCCGCAAGACCCAACATTTCAACATTACATTGAACTTTTTCAAAACCTGAACTTTGATGTTTATTTAGTCAATACATTGATCATTGTCTTTTTCTCGATGTTTGGCTTATTGTTCAATACAATGGCAGGCTACGGATTTGGTAAATTTCAGTTTCGTTTTAAAGAAACATGGTTTATCATCGTGCTAATAACCATGATGATCCCAGGTCAAGTAACCATGATTCCGACTTATTTAATCTTAAATGAAATGGAATTAACAAATACAATGGCTGGGATTATACTGCCAGGTCTAATTGCTGCATTCAATATTTTTCTAATCAGGCAATTCATGGTAACAATTCCGGATGACCTGATTGAAGCGGCTAAGCTCGATGGTGCTGGGCAGTTCTATATTTTTTTTAAACTGATTTTGCCACTTTCCAAGCCCATTTTAGCAGTGCAGGCTATTTTAACTTTTATCGCTGCCTGGAACAGCTTCTTATGGCCACTGATTATCGCAAACGACCAATCACTTTATACATTATCCGTCGGTTTGGCGCTTCTGCAAGACGAGAACGTGACCAACTATGGGCTACAGATGGCTGGATCAGCATTTATGGTTATTCCAATTGTGATTATTTTTCTTATTTTCCAGAAATATATTGTTGAAGGATTTAATGTATCAGGTATTAAATAG
- a CDS encoding alpha/beta hydrolase, producing MALIQCDFSSEVLSKSVSMNVILPQKSFSNVDQKSKSKKYPTLFLLHGFSDNHTKWTRNTSLERYSEDFGIAVVMPALDNSYYTDMKDGNKYWTFLTEELPFVSRCLFPLSDKREDNFVAGNSMGGFGALKWGLNIPDQFAAIASLSGVTDMVFHLEKSRQESEENDKNKSLSLIFGNDGITQTSNDLLWKLEQLDNTSQIKPLLYQACGTEDFLYEHNMRFFHKCEQTGFNLTTNFGPGDHTWKYWDQRIQDVLEWLPISKS from the coding sequence ATGGCGCTTATTCAATGTGATTTTTCTTCTGAAGTTTTATCAAAAAGTGTATCCATGAATGTGATTTTGCCACAAAAATCATTTTCAAACGTGGATCAAAAAAGCAAAAGCAAGAAATATCCCACATTATTTCTTTTACATGGGTTTAGTGATAACCATACAAAATGGACCAGAAATACATCTCTAGAACGCTATTCTGAGGATTTTGGCATTGCAGTAGTCATGCCAGCTCTCGACAATAGTTACTATACAGACATGAAAGACGGAAATAAATATTGGACGTTTCTTACGGAAGAATTGCCGTTTGTTTCTAGATGTTTATTTCCCCTGTCAGATAAGCGAGAGGATAACTTTGTTGCAGGAAACTCGATGGGTGGCTTTGGGGCACTAAAGTGGGGCTTAAATATTCCTGACCAATTTGCCGCAATCGCCAGTTTATCAGGTGTTACTGATATGGTTTTTCACTTGGAAAAGAGTCGACAGGAATCAGAGGAAAATGATAAAAATAAATCATTATCCCTTATTTTTGGAAATGATGGTATAACACAAACTTCAAATGATTTGTTATGGAAATTAGAACAATTAGACAACACATCTCAAATCAAACCACTGCTGTATCAAGCATGTGGAACGGAAGATTTTTTGTATGAACACAACATGCGTTTTTTTCATAAATGTGAACAGACTGGCTTCAACTTGACGACTAATTTTGGTCCAGGAGATCATACGTGGAAATACTGGGATCAGAGGATACAAGATGTTCTTGAGTGGCTACCTATAAGCAAAAGTTAA
- a CDS encoding adenine deaminase: MDLVVRGAQLVNVFTAEIYPADIGIKEGRFAAIVRYKNGKPEYKIEGDKEVQAEGLYATPGYIDAHVHIESTMVPPDMFARALLRNGTTTAVIDPHEIANVMGAEGVKYMVEASRGLPVQFLTTIPSCVPAVPGLETAGAEFHAEDIAKLIGLPGVVGVAELMDYPGVINQHSRMAGIVQTGLDHQVLNEGHAPRVTGRQLQAYLAAGVNSDHESRDHEEFLEKLRAGMMVYIRESSVSKFADVAAKAWEIVPHAMNIAMCTDDIEPHDMLKNGQMNRVIRRTIEEGVPAPLAIRYATLGGALRYGLRDQGAIAAGYSADLVLVESLETMRVRDVYVKGEQMISNGEPTIETKSSTPPLLKNTVHLPELCEDDFVIHVPVESGKANLTTIEVTNAGTTIQSTVEVEVENGEVKALPPDHIFVSVTGRHGQGRKPFVGVLKGAGLSRGAYGTTVAHDSHNLVVAGTNAADMLLAARNLADWGGGLCLTRNREVLAKVELPIAGLMAPEPIEELGPKVEAFNKIATDMGISVGRRSPAMALSSLTLTVIPSIRISDLGLVDVEKQQMIPLYNEMKG, translated from the coding sequence ATGGATCTAGTGGTCCGTGGGGCACAGCTTGTTAACGTTTTTACAGCAGAGATATACCCAGCAGACATTGGAATTAAAGAAGGTCGCTTTGCCGCTATTGTCCGTTACAAGAATGGTAAACCAGAGTATAAAATCGAGGGTGACAAGGAGGTGCAAGCTGAAGGATTATATGCTACGCCAGGCTACATCGATGCACATGTCCACATCGAAAGCACCATGGTTCCGCCCGATATGTTTGCACGGGCTTTACTCCGTAACGGGACCACAACCGCGGTGATCGACCCGCACGAGATAGCCAACGTGATGGGGGCAGAAGGGGTGAAGTACATGGTGGAAGCCAGTCGAGGACTCCCCGTTCAATTCCTGACTACCATTCCTTCCTGTGTGCCTGCCGTGCCAGGGCTTGAGACTGCAGGAGCCGAATTTCATGCCGAAGATATTGCCAAGTTGATCGGCCTTCCAGGCGTAGTAGGCGTGGCAGAATTGATGGACTATCCTGGGGTGATTAACCAGCATTCAAGGATGGCCGGCATCGTACAGACCGGTTTGGATCATCAAGTGCTTAACGAAGGCCACGCACCTAGAGTTACAGGTCGTCAGTTGCAAGCGTATCTCGCAGCTGGGGTAAACTCAGATCACGAAAGTCGCGATCATGAGGAATTTCTAGAAAAGTTGAGAGCTGGAATGATGGTCTACATTCGGGAATCAAGTGTTAGTAAGTTTGCTGATGTGGCCGCGAAAGCTTGGGAAATAGTTCCGCATGCCATGAATATCGCGATGTGCACGGATGATATTGAGCCACATGATATGCTTAAGAACGGTCAGATGAATAGGGTGATTCGTCGTACAATCGAAGAAGGTGTCCCAGCACCGCTCGCTATTCGCTATGCAACACTTGGCGGTGCCTTACGTTATGGGCTACGAGATCAAGGGGCTATCGCTGCAGGCTACTCCGCAGACTTGGTCCTCGTCGAATCACTTGAAACCATGCGAGTACGTGACGTGTACGTGAAAGGGGAGCAGATGATCTCAAACGGGGAGCCGACTATAGAGACTAAAAGTTCCACGCCCCCACTGCTCAAAAACACAGTTCATTTACCAGAGTTATGCGAGGACGACTTTGTGATACATGTCCCAGTAGAAAGCGGCAAGGCGAATCTTACAACCATCGAGGTTACGAATGCCGGTACAACGATTCAAAGCACGGTAGAGGTTGAAGTGGAAAATGGAGAAGTTAAGGCGTTACCTCCAGATCATATTTTCGTCTCCGTGACAGGTCGACATGGCCAAGGTAGAAAGCCATTCGTAGGTGTTCTGAAGGGAGCTGGTTTATCAAGGGGGGCTTACGGTACTACCGTCGCCCATGACAGTCACAATCTAGTCGTGGCCGGAACCAATGCGGCCGATATGCTGCTCGCAGCCCGCAATTTGGCCGATTGGGGAGGAGGTCTATGCCTTACGCGGAACAGAGAGGTTCTTGCCAAGGTAGAGCTCCCCATTGCCGGACTTATGGCCCCAGAACCTATAGAGGAACTAGGTCCAAAAGTCGAAGCTTTTAATAAAATAGCTACCGATATGGGGATATCTGTCGGTAGAAGATCACCAGCGATGGCTCTTTCTTCACTGACTCTCACAGTAATACCGAGTATCAGAATTAGCGATCTGGGTCTCGTTGATGTTGAAAAGCAGCAAATGATACCACTATATAATGAAATGAAAGGCTAA
- a CDS encoding carbohydrate ABC transporter permease, with protein sequence MNKFKSTITPYLFIGPALILLLIFSFAPILVALAISFTDMNLSGLANWSQIHFIGLENFIKLFHDETFRQAMLNTLIYVVIGVPSAVISSFVIALLLNFFSNWVSSTFRVIFYVPSITNIVAIAVVWMFLYNQEYGLFNYLLSLIDVDAVPWLEDPLVAKLSLILIAVWKSNGISMLIFLAALQTIPRMYYEAADIDGANRFQKLTKITLPSMSFATFFVTVTTLIGWLQFFEEPFVITDGGPLNGTNSIALFIYQEGFQYSEFGYGAAASFVLFALIIVATLVQFKFRKTD encoded by the coding sequence ATGAACAAATTTAAATCCACGATAACGCCGTATTTATTTATTGGACCCGCTTTAATATTACTGCTTATCTTTTCTTTTGCGCCAATTCTTGTGGCGCTCGCTATTAGTTTTACAGATATGAACTTAAGTGGGCTCGCCAATTGGTCTCAAATCCATTTTATTGGACTAGAAAACTTTATAAAACTATTCCATGACGAAACCTTTAGGCAAGCGATGCTCAATACACTCATTTATGTCGTAATTGGCGTTCCATCTGCGGTGATAAGCTCATTTGTGATAGCGCTGTTGTTAAACTTTTTCAGCAATTGGGTATCTTCTACCTTTCGCGTTATTTTCTATGTACCATCCATTACGAATATTGTTGCGATTGCAGTCGTCTGGATGTTTTTGTATAACCAGGAATATGGATTATTTAATTATTTGCTGTCGTTGATTGATGTGGATGCCGTTCCATGGCTTGAGGATCCACTAGTCGCTAAACTATCATTGATTTTAATAGCGGTCTGGAAAAGTAATGGAATTAGTATGCTTATCTTCCTGGCGGCACTACAAACGATCCCAAGAATGTACTATGAAGCTGCAGATATCGACGGAGCAAACCGCTTTCAAAAGCTAACAAAAATCACGCTCCCTTCAATGAGTTTTGCAACCTTTTTTGTCACAGTTACGACATTAATTGGTTGGTTACAATTTTTTGAAGAACCATTTGTAATAACAGATGGTGGCCCATTAAATGGGACAAATTCCATAGCGTTGTTTATCTATCAAGAAGGGTTCCAATATAGCGAGTTCGGATATGGTGCAGCAGCATCGTTCGTACTTTTTGCTCTTATAATTGTCGCAACGCTCGTGCAATTCAAATTTAGAAAAACAGACTAA